AGAAGAGCCTTCTTCGCTCCGCCTCAAATGTCCGTGATAGTTCTCCGAAACGCTCTTCGAGTTCTTCTGAATCTTCTTTTGATTCTCCTGAAAGTTCCAGGAGCGCCTCGGCGTCGCCCATAAGAGACTCCCAAAGATGGATATCCTCTTTGAGTTCACTAATCCGCATGGTAATAGAACGCGCAGTATCTGCGTCATCCCAAAAGCCCGGCGTAAGCGTTTTCTGTTCGAGTTCTTTAAGCGTGTTCTTTGACCCTGCCAGGTCAAAAACGGTCCGCCATACGGCGGATGCTATCATGTAACGCGGTTATTTTTTCCTGAAGAGATTCAATCATGCTATGGTTTACTATAAAATATTTTTTGGGATAAAAAAAGTCCCACGCATAGCGCGGGACGAATGATTATTGAGAATCAAGATACCGTATTATCTCTTTGAACTTCTTTAAAAAGATAATGGTCTCTTCTTTTATACCCTTTCCGATACTATCGGAGGAGGTATTAAGAGGCTTGTCCCATGAGTCGCCCAGAACATCAATAAGATTTTGGGTCCGGGATGAGCCGCCGTTATAAAAGGACGGGATAAATATCTCAACTGCTTTCGGATCAACCGCAAACCGTTCTTTTACCTTGGGGTTGAGTGCGTCAAGTTCGGTGTCAATCAAGCATATCATCGCTTTCACCGAATTAAGATGGTTTTCTGTCCCTGCAACAAACGACGGGATCAATCCCGCGCTCGGATATTCACGGACAACGCGTTCATATGTAGAAGAAATAAATTGCCCAATACCGCGCGCAGCTGCCGGACTCTTGCTGTGTGAATACGCGCATTCCTTATTTGCTCCGAAAATAGCCATAACACGCTCAATGAGCATGTCCGCATCCAGCCACTGAAACATCCCCGGCCCCATATGCTCGTTCAATAGTATCGCTTTTACTATGCGTTCCTGACGAGAGCGCTGAGTCTCTCCAACATACGCACCGGTAAATGCTCGTGACGGCACGCGGGCGGCAATAAGCTCATCAAATGCTCGCTGTATAAGCGCGGAGAGATATGCATCTCCCGCACGGACAACGTCGTTCGTGCAGATGGCATCAGAATGTGGCGTGTACAGCGCAGGCGCATTGCCATCAAAACGCTTTACTGCAAGAAGCGGCAATGATACATGGTTATGCTCAATGCGGTAGCGCGTGTTCTTTCCGCCGCCGCCAACGCGCTCTACAAGGTAACCATCTGTCTTTGAAGCGACAATCTCCATGGTTGTACGAGAAAGCGGAATGTATTTTTCTTTCCGCGTTGCCCGCACGATAACCAGATTGCCATCTTCTAGCACGCAAAAAAGTATGTCTTCCATTGATCTTGATTTTGTAATCTCTTTGTCCGCTAAAAACGCATGCGCTTCTTCTATATAAGAAAGCATTGAGTGGTGTTGTACGAGATCGTCCGGAGAAACAGGAAGCGGGCAGAGTGTTTCGCTATCGCATTCCGGAGCACCAGCCGCAGACCCCATGGCACATACGGCAAAGAGAATAAGCACAAGAGCGCTTTGTTTTGATACATGCATAAAGCGCACCTCCCTAACAAAGAATTATTCTTTCACAGTAAAACACAGAATGCATCTTTTCTCAAGAATGCTTTTCATGTAGGATAAAAAAGCCGCCGCCTTAGCTCAGCTGGTAGAGCGATGCCTTCGTAAGGCAGAGGTCCGGAGTTCGAATCTCCGAGGCGGCTCACCCATACATACCAAAACAAAAAGAGCCTCGATCGCAATTGCCCGCGGGAGGCTCTTTATGCATTGTAATAAAAGCTTTTACCTATGTTCCGGCTGTGGCCTGCTTATATGTCCCTTTGTAACTGTTGCTAGTATGATGCGGAATGCGGGAATCGAACCCGCGACCCCAGCTTGGGAAGCTAATGTTATGCCACTTAACTAATTCCGCGCCTCTCCATTAAAGCCCAAAAAGATTTTTAAGAAAAGAGGTTACCGAATGGAATGCCGATGGCGGCGGCGTCTGTTCTTCGGCATCATCTTTTATGAAGATAACCACCTCCTCCCCGTCCTTCTGAACATCAAAACGCTCCCGAATAATGCGTTCCCGTCCGGCATCACTCTCCAGCAAAAAAAGACCCTCCTGGATTCCTGCAATACGCGACGCTATGTCATCTTCGCGCCTTTGGAGTTCTTGGTATTCTTTTTCTACCTCACGGTAATTCCGATATGCATAGAATGTGTATCGCCCAACATATCCAAGCGCGAGAAAAAGAATAACAATAACAGGCCATGAATACAGTATGCGCCTTTGCGGGGACTTCCGTCTCGTTTGAAAAATTTGCCTCATGCTTCTATTATAACAAGAGTAAACGAATTATGGTTCAAACAAAACGACAGAAAAAGCGATTTCAAGCGATATGGGTCATTGTAAGCATCCTCGCCATCATCTCTATGGTAGGATTTTTGCTCTTGCCTCTCGTCTACTCGTAATTAGTTCTGAATAGCCTTAATAAAGACATCATGCGGAAGCGTTACCGCTCCCGATTCTTTCAGGCGTTTTTTTCCTTTTTTCTGCTTTTGCCACAGCTTCATTTTTCGCGTTCTGTCACCTCCATATAAATAGCCGGTAACATCCTTTTTGAGCGCAGACATTCCTTCGGACGCGATGATGCGCCCGCGCGCCTGCGCCTGGATTTTGTAAGCAAATAGTTCGCGTGGTAATATCTTTTTTAATTTTTCTACAAGCGCGCGTGCCTCACGTTCAACTCTGCGCTCAGACACTATCCGCGAAAACGGCGGCTCTATTTCTCCGTGTATCAGCACATCAATGCGTATGACTTTTGCGTCCCGCATATCAGCAAGCGCATAATCCAAAGACGCATACCCCGATGTTACGCTTTTTAACCGATTGTAAAAATCGCGCATCAGCTCCCGTAGCGGCATCTCTCCCCGTATCTCAAGACGCGAACCGACATTTGTGGTTTCGCCCATGATAACCTCATACTCTTCAAGCAATGAAAGAAGGGCGCCGAGATATGACGGCGGCGTAAGAACAGAAAACGATGCCCACGGTTCGCGTATACTTTGGATTTCGTGGTCTTCCGGGAATTCGCTTGGGGAATGGAACTCGTGTGTCTTTCCATTTTTGAGCGTTACCTGATAATTAACCGTGGGAGATGTGATCACCACATCTATATTAAATTCGCGGCGTATCCGTTCAATAATAATTTCTATGTGCAGCAGACCGAGGAACCCACAACTAAACCCGCGCCCCAAAGCCCCCGATTCCTCTTCATACGAAAATGAGCTGTCTTCGAGGTGGAGCCGGTCAAGCGCTTTTTTCAGATCGTCGAAGTCGTCCTGCGCTATCGGATAAACATTCGCCCACACCATAGAAACCGGTTTTTTATACCCTTCAAGAAGCGGCGCGGGCGTTGCGGCGTATGTTACTGTATCTCCGACAGTTACCGTTTCTGGTTTTTTAATATTTGTTACCACATATCCTATTTCTCCGGGACTGAGCATTTCTTTTGCGTGACGGTCCGGCAAAAACACCCCCACCTCTCCGGCTTCAAATGTATGTCCGGCGCCTGCAAGTAATACCTTTACGCCTTTCTTCAGCGTCCCCCGCACAACACGGACATACGCGATAACGCCCTGATGAGAAGAGTATTCAAAATCAAAAATAAGAGCCTGGAGCGAGCGGTCTTCTGCCTCTTCTGCGGGCTGAGGAATCCGCGAAACAATAACATCAAGGAGCTCCGGAACCCCCTGTCCCGTTTTCCCTGAAATTTCTAAAATGTCTTCCGGCGGCGTCCCCAAAAGAGCGGTTATTTCTTCTTTGGTTTCTTGTATCCGCGCATGCGGAAGATCTATCTTATTCACTACAGGGATAATGGTTTTATCAAGCCCGCGTGCAAGCTCAACATTAGACAGAGTCTGTGCCTGTATTCCCTGCGAAGCGTCCACCAGCAATATCGCACCCTCAACAGCCGCAAGCGAGCGGGATACTTCATATGAAAAATCGATGTGGCCCGGCGTATCTATTAAATTCAATACATACTCCGGTCCTGATTCAGAAGCACGGTAGCGCATCCTAACGGGTTGCATTTTTATAGTAATGCCGCGTTCCCGTTCAATGTCCATGGCGTCTAAGAATTGTTCCCGCATTTTCCGTTTTTCTACAGTTCCAGTCACTTCAAGCAAGCGATCAGCAAGCGTCGACTTGCCATGGTCAATATGAGAGATGATACAGAAATTCCTAATTATATTCATAACCCCATAGTAGACAGAAATAGCGCTTTTGCAAGAAAAAAGACGCGGCTATCGCGTCTTTGTTTTTTATTCTTTAAAAAATCCGCTCATAGAACCGGCTATCTCATAACAGCGTTCTGCGCATGCCCGGTTTCGGATTGTATCCCATGTGTCTTTATATGCCTCTATGTTAAAAAGCTCAGTACGGTATCTTCCCTCGCGGTCAATGTCACATATCATCCCCAATGCCTGCAGAGCATCACTAATATCTCCGGAGTGAGGATGCGGACCATCCCAATCAAAGCGTATACGAAAATCAACTTCCGGGAATGTGCGCGCTTCACTTTTTCTTACACGACAGAATAACTCATGCCACCGCCAATCGGCAGGGCCGGGAAAATCTTCTACTGCGTGATGAGAGTATACATACCACACGAATCCTTTTATAAAATCCAGAGCACTTAACGGTTCCATGGTGCCTCCGTATATAGTTTTTAATTTACAGCCCAATACTTGACGACGGTTCCTGCGAAACAAACGGGGTTTTCCAAAAACGGCGAAGAAGCGCCTTTTTGAGTTCTCGCCATTCACGATTCTTTACCGCAATCAAAAACAAAATACCACCCGCAATACCTATGCCGCCCGCGACAACCGCGTGAAGAAAAATGCCAACGAATGTTTCAAGATTAAATACAGCATCAAACAACCGAAGCGCATAAAATGTAGTAACGCCTATGATAACGGAGCTTGCGGTTATATGAAAACAGGAACGCCAAAACCCCTTTCCTCCTGCGGAGCCAAAATCAAAAGAGAAGAAGAGGGCAAGAAACACAAGATTGATAATATTCCCTAACGAAAACACAAACGGCAAAATAAGCATTTTATTATTTGCAATATCTGCGACCCGAAGGAGGTTCACAAACGTATACGAAAAATTACTTGAAACATCATAGAGCCACGAAAAGAAAAATGCCCCGCCGACAATAAAAGCCGCGCTTAATATGTTGATGAGCACCGGCGTTATTGTTTTTCCGGCCGCATAAAACGCGCGCACATATAAAAGAATAAGCGCTTGCGCTACAAGAGAAACACTGAAAAGCGCCAGAGCGGCGGCGGTGAGACGCGTATCCACCCAGCCAAAATTTCCCGCACCCAATATGACACGCACAATATGCGCACGAAGCACAATAAAGAGCACCGTCAAAGGAAGCGACCAAAAAATAATATGACGGAGGGCCAAAGAAACATGATCAAGGAATTCTTTGTGCCGGTCACGCACAAACACCCCTGCAAGAAATGGAAATGCCGCAACACTGTACGATAAGCCGATTACGGAAAGCGGGACTGTTTCCAAGTTGTACGCAAGCTGGAACACGGCTATGCTTCCTAGACCAAAAACGGATGCAAAAGCGGTCACTGCAATAAAAACAAGCTGGTTTATGGAGAGCCCGATAGAACGAGGCAACGACAACAAAAGCGCCCGCCGCAACCCCGGCCGAAAACGCAAAGAAAAAAATGGAATAAAATGAAGCCGAATGATAGAAGGAATCTGCACCGCAAAATGCAGAAATGCACCGAGCACCACTCCAGCAACAATACCCGTAAGACCCCAGATAGGATAGAAGAGGAGTATGCCGATAATAATCCCTAGGTTATATAAAATGGGGCTCAACGCGTACACAAAAAAGAGACGGAATGCCTGTATGATGCTTGCCGCAATATTTGAGAGACCCAAAAAAAGCGCTTGCAATAAAAGTATGCGCCCCAAAAATACTGTTGTTTCGCGCTGCGCCTCACTGAATCCGGGCGTAACAATGTCCGTCAGCTGCGGCATCAAAAAAAGAAGCCCCACTCCCAACGCGCCGATGCCAACTAAAAACCACGAAAGCACCGACCCGATAAAGCGGCTTGCCTCCTCCCTGCTTTTTGATTCCCGCTCCAATAAAAGCGGGATGAGCGCGGTAGAGGCGGCAATAAATAAAGAGAGTGTGTATACAAAATCAGGAATGCGGAATGACGCGTAATAAATGTCGAGCGCCTCTCCCGCGCCAAAGGTGGAAGCAAGCATGCGGTCCCGTACCAGTGCCAGCACCTTCGCGAGTATTGTTGTAAACGCTAACAGAAAGGCGGCCTGATGGACGCCTGTAAATTCACGTTCAAAAAAATGTGATAGCCGTGCTATAACCACAATAAGTGCAGTTCATTCTATCTGTTATTCGTTTAACGGAGGGGTTTCGCGGTCTTCCGGAGGAGGGATGCCTTCGAGAGCCGGGCGACCGTTTCGCAGATTTGAAAGAATCTGTTTTATTTCTGCGGAATCCGGGTTTAGCTCTACAATGTTTTCAAATTGCTCAATTGCGCCCTCCCGGTCACCTTGCAAATCATAGATAAGCCCCAGGAAGTAGCGGGCGTTTGAATAGTTTGGATTTAATTCAATTGCTCGCTCAAAGACCTGTTGTGCATTCTTAAACTGGCCGTCTTGGTAATAGAGAAGGCCGAGCTGGAATAACACGCCGATGTCGTTTGGAAGCAAAAATTGCGTGTTGCGAGTCTCCTCGATTGCCGCTGCAATATTCCCCGCTTGCGCTTCAATTTGAGCAAGTAAGAAACGTGCCGGCGCGTAATCGGTCTTAATGTTGATTGCCTGCTGAAGAAGACTTTCGGCATCATCCAACTCTCCTACCTGCGTTTTTGCCCGCGCGCGGGCAAAAAGCGCCTCTGGACTTTGCGGGCTNNNNNNNNNNNNNNNNNNNNNNNNNNNNNNNNAATTAAGCGTCTCCATCGGATTAAGCTGGGTTGCGGCCTGTCCTGACTGTATGGCCGCCGCAAGTGTTGTCTGGAATTGATTGCGCGCCTCGTCCGCCGGAATATCAGTGCGCGAAAGTATGTTGCTCATACGAATAAGGTCAACATCAACAAGAGAACGAAGGTACCGGTCCCGCTGATCAAGATTTATTGCACGCACAATGTCCTCGCGAGCAGCGTCTATGTCGCCGCTCTGGTTAAATTGCGCGAGCCCATTTCCGTAATAAATTGCCGCAACGTACTTCTGCCCCA
The DNA window shown above is from Candidatus Niyogibacteria bacterium CG10_big_fil_rev_8_21_14_0_10_46_36 and carries:
- a CDS encoding elongation factor 4 → MNIIRNFCIISHIDHGKSTLADRLLEVTGTVEKRKMREQFLDAMDIERERGITIKMQPVRMRYRASESGPEYVLNLIDTPGHIDFSYEVSRSLAAVEGAILLVDASQGIQAQTLSNVELARGLDKTIIPVVNKIDLPHARIQETKEEITALLGTPPEDILEISGKTGQGVPELLDVIVSRIPQPAEEAEDRSLQALIFDFEYSSHQGVIAYVRVVRGTLKKGVKVLLAGAGHTFEAGEVGVFLPDRHAKEMLSPGEIGYVVTNIKKPETVTVGDTVTYAATPAPLLEGYKKPVSMVWANVYPIAQDDFDDLKKALDRLHLEDSSFSYEEESGALGRGFSCGFLGLLHIEIIIERIRREFNIDVVITSPTVNYQVTLKNGKTHEFHSPSEFPEDHEIQSIREPWASFSVLTPPSYLGALLSLLEEYEVIMGETTNVGSRLEIRGEMPLRELMRDFYNRLKSVTSGYASLDYALADMRDAKVIRIDVLIHGEIEPPFSRIVSERRVEREARALVEKLKKILPRELFAYKIQAQARGRIIASEGMSALKKDVTGYLYGGDRTRKMKLWQKQKKGKKRLKESGAVTLPHDVFIKAIQN